One part of the Bacteroidales bacterium genome encodes these proteins:
- a CDS encoding gamma-glutamyl-gamma-aminobutyrate hydrolase family protein: MKTIITISLACIFILLFQGCGQQDKAPLRIALSKGSPDTSYANYYNWIRSVDSTVICQDMYAMPLDSALKLFKGCSGLLLTGGTDINPGLYGKAYDTVRCWPIDHHLDLLEMTLIDSAVAWGMPILGICRGHQMLNVALSGSLIVDIPSDFDTSVIHQCEDYLSCFHTVTIDTGSLLYEISGITTGEVTSNHHQAADQVALPLKAVAFTTDGLVEAEEWKNPAGKSFLLGVQWHPERMEPGDPLSGPIAVKFLDECRKFRK; this comes from the coding sequence ATGAAAACCATCATCACAATTTCCCTGGCATGTATATTTATTCTCCTTTTCCAGGGATGTGGGCAGCAGGATAAAGCCCCATTGCGGATTGCCTTATCCAAAGGGAGCCCGGATACGTCATATGCGAACTATTATAATTGGATCCGATCTGTTGATTCGACGGTTATTTGCCAGGATATGTATGCTATGCCCCTGGATTCGGCATTGAAATTATTCAAAGGATGTTCAGGGCTGCTGCTAACCGGCGGCACCGACATTAACCCGGGTCTTTATGGTAAAGCTTATGATACCGTGAGATGCTGGCCTATCGACCATCATCTTGACCTGCTTGAAATGACGCTGATCGATTCAGCAGTGGCATGGGGCATGCCTATCCTGGGAATCTGCCGTGGCCACCAGATGCTCAACGTTGCCCTGAGTGGTAGTCTAATTGTAGATATCCCCTCTGATTTCGACACCTCAGTTATCCATCAATGTGAAGATTATCTGAGTTGCTTCCACACGGTTACTATTGATACGGGTTCTTTGCTCTATGAAATATCAGGAATTACCACCGGGGAAGTCACCAGCAACCATCACCAGGCTGCAGACCAGGTGGCATTGCCGTTAAAAGCCGTTGCCTTCACGACAGACGGATTGGTAGAAGCCGAAGAATGGAAGAACCCGGCAGGAAAAAGTTTTTTACTTGGCGTTCAGTGGCACCCGGAGAGAATGGAGCCGGGAGATCCGCTATCCGGGCCGATAGCAGTGAAGTTCCTGGATGAATGCAGGAAATTCAGGAAGTAG
- the rimM gene encoding ribosome maturation factor RimM (Essential for efficient processing of 16S rRNA) → MSPIPANIHEGYFLLGKIIRTHGYKGGLKAIFDVDQPQEYRELDMLFIEVKDQLIPWMVENIHFENNKANLKLTDLKDMEGAGKLVGCFIYLPVELLPKLKGNKFYYHEVTGFRIHDEHRGDIGIIDRVIELPNNPLFAITSGEKEILLPISGEIILKVDRKKKMIEVKAPEGLIDIYLE, encoded by the coding sequence ATGAGCCCAATACCTGCAAATATCCATGAAGGCTATTTCCTTCTTGGAAAAATCATCCGCACCCACGGTTATAAAGGCGGCCTGAAAGCGATCTTCGACGTTGATCAACCCCAGGAATACCGGGAACTGGATATGCTTTTCATCGAAGTGAAAGATCAATTGATCCCCTGGATGGTGGAAAATATCCATTTTGAAAATAACAAGGCAAATTTAAAATTAACCGACCTGAAAGACATGGAAGGGGCCGGGAAGCTTGTCGGTTGTTTTATCTACCTCCCGGTTGAATTGCTGCCGAAATTAAAAGGAAACAAGTTTTATTATCACGAAGTGACCGGTTTCAGGATTCATGATGAGCATCGCGGCGATATCGGCATCATCGACAGGGTGATTGAGCTGCCTAATAATCCGCTTTTTGCCATCACATCCGGCGAAAAGGAAATCCTGCTGCCCATTTCCGGTGAGATCATCCTGAAAGTAGACCGGAAGAAGAAAATGATCGAAGTGAAAGCTCCGGAGGGGCTGATAGACATCTACCTTGAGTAG
- a CDS encoding PorT family protein yields MKNELKYLLIVSLLLALSSPLSAQRFKGAVMGGMNLSQVDGDEVYGYKRVGGHFGLAAILPIKKWDITLETIFNQKGAREKQQYTLYDSTENLKYTGEYNLRLNYVEVPLMAHYTDRERYTAGLGFSYGRLVSSSEIEHGDLIPPYSDTVEFNKNDFNILVDLQIRVWKQLKFNIRFAYSLIPIRERTFYDIFYKTDPPWTRKQYNNMLTFRLVYVINEKVPERKVKQ; encoded by the coding sequence CCCTGCTCTTAGCCCTAAGCTCTCCGCTCTCTGCCCAGCGGTTCAAAGGTGCGGTGATGGGTGGAATGAATCTTTCACAGGTCGATGGTGATGAAGTTTATGGATATAAAAGGGTCGGCGGGCATTTTGGGCTGGCTGCCATTCTCCCGATTAAAAAGTGGGACATCACACTGGAAACGATTTTTAACCAGAAAGGAGCAAGAGAAAAACAGCAGTATACCTTATATGATTCTACTGAAAATCTTAAATATACAGGTGAATATAATTTGAGACTTAATTATGTCGAAGTGCCTTTGATGGCCCATTATACAGATAGGGAACGTTATACAGCCGGATTAGGATTTTCATATGGGCGACTTGTTTCTAGTTCAGAAATAGAACATGGAGATTTAATTCCTCCTTATTCAGATACTGTTGAATTTAATAAAAACGATTTCAATATTCTTGTTGATTTACAAATTAGGGTGTGGAAACAATTAAAGTTTAATATCCGTTTTGCTTATTCATTGATACCGATTAGAGAAAGAACATTTTATGATATCTTTTATAAAACTGATCCGCCCTGGACACGCAAACAATATAACAACATGTTGACATTCCGGCTGGTTTATGTTATTAATGAAAAAGTTCCGGAACGGAAGGTAAAACAGTGA
- a CDS encoding TonB-dependent receptor → MVNRSKALFLLLFLIASSISFSQQVSINVDSRPLSEVLIGLASNYNIQISFDDRNLSQFKVSLSGTFDSPETAIHKLIDGLPLEIVKKEDVFIIFPPKKPDKPKSFSLTGQVLEKGSRESLPYSHVIINNYGMATDLKGSFAFLSSTDSVFTVKVSHLGYFILDTLVNGTADLHFLLTPSLIGLSEVEIKNSLIERSTLIGDQAGMMKLNHQIANFLPGFGDNSVFNLLRLQPGILASGEQTNELIIWGCYEGQSKVIFDGFTIYGLKNFNDNISSFNPLMAKDIEVYKGGYDARYGERVGGIVNITGKNGNTLRPSFSVDINNMTMNGMVEVPLFRNSSLVVALRHTYYELYNPGDLNSLIRRNNDPDTTNDVDLNIVPDYRFRDINIKYSAKIRDRDLFYISLYAGNDRFSYSIEEPVDNVVITKKTQEDNTQSGGAIFYGKTWKNGYSTNFSLNYSVLKSDFSDDLTVERILIQQIDQVKNMDARNIIREKTFQVDNRFPVHHSHILEGGMVYKYNQVELAEDTFNIVQAGISGEARRLTLFFQDNIALSKRVDFKAGLRITHAINLKKLYLEPRFSVSVKAGESWKINAAWGIYDQFITKSSVLDDQGNYRYIWAVCDNESIPVLLANHFVLGTSYFHNDFTVSLEGYFKNVTGLTRYVKNAHLGIEGIYEGKGRSYGIDVMIKKDYRGHSAWVAYSLSRTEELFEYFKNDAYRRAPQDQRHELKLATLVNLDPFYISADYVLGSGFPSSPSLLSEEQDNLTYSRLDLAFIYKFLDRKLKGEIGLSVLNVLNTQNIKYANFERVATNQTNYINIYSESIPLTPALYLKLAL, encoded by the coding sequence ATGGTGAACCGGAGCAAAGCGCTGTTTCTTCTATTGTTTTTGATAGCTTCATCTATTTCTTTCAGCCAGCAGGTCAGTATCAATGTAGATTCCAGGCCGCTGAGCGAAGTGCTGATCGGCCTTGCCAGCAATTACAATATTCAGATCTCCTTTGATGACCGCAATCTTTCCCAATTCAAAGTTTCGCTTTCCGGCACCTTTGATTCACCTGAAACTGCAATCCATAAACTAATTGACGGATTGCCATTGGAAATCGTAAAAAAAGAGGATGTCTTTATCATCTTCCCTCCAAAGAAACCTGATAAACCTAAATCCTTCAGTTTAACCGGGCAGGTTTTGGAAAAAGGCTCAAGGGAGTCGCTCCCATACTCGCACGTGATCATCAACAACTATGGGATGGCAACGGACCTGAAAGGGAGTTTTGCATTCCTCTCATCCACCGACAGTGTATTTACCGTCAAGGTATCGCATTTGGGTTATTTTATACTGGATACATTGGTAAACGGGACGGCAGACTTGCATTTTCTGCTTACTCCTTCATTAATAGGACTATCAGAAGTTGAGATTAAAAATTCGCTGATAGAAAGATCAACCTTAATCGGAGATCAGGCTGGCATGATGAAACTCAATCACCAGATCGCTAATTTCTTACCTGGATTTGGCGACAATTCAGTTTTCAATCTATTACGGTTGCAGCCCGGCATCCTCGCATCAGGAGAGCAGACGAACGAATTGATCATCTGGGGATGCTATGAAGGACAGAGTAAGGTCATTTTTGATGGGTTTACCATTTACGGTCTCAAAAACTTTAACGATAACATCAGTTCATTCAATCCTTTGATGGCTAAAGATATTGAAGTTTACAAGGGCGGGTATGATGCCCGTTACGGGGAAAGGGTCGGCGGGATTGTCAATATTACCGGCAAAAACGGAAACACGCTCAGGCCCTCCTTTTCGGTTGACATTAACAATATGACCATGAACGGCATGGTCGAAGTGCCTTTATTCAGGAACAGTTCATTAGTGGTGGCTTTGCGGCATACTTATTATGAGCTTTATAACCCTGGTGACCTCAACTCCCTGATCAGACGGAACAATGATCCGGACACCACCAATGACGTGGACCTGAACATCGTCCCGGATTACCGTTTCCGGGATATCAACATCAAGTATTCAGCAAAGATCCGTGACAGGGACCTGTTCTATATCAGCTTATACGCAGGCAATGACCGTTTTTCATATTCCATAGAAGAACCCGTAGATAACGTTGTGATTACAAAAAAGACGCAGGAAGACAATACCCAGTCGGGCGGGGCAATTTTTTATGGCAAAACATGGAAGAACGGATATTCCACGAATTTTAGCCTGAATTATTCGGTCTTAAAATCTGATTTTTCTGATGATCTTACTGTGGAACGCATTCTCATCCAACAGATTGACCAAGTGAAAAATATGGATGCCAGGAATATTATTCGTGAGAAGACTTTCCAGGTGGATAACCGTTTCCCTGTTCATCATTCCCATATTCTGGAAGGCGGAATGGTTTACAAATATAACCAGGTTGAATTGGCCGAGGACACTTTCAATATCGTCCAGGCAGGTATTTCAGGGGAAGCCCGCCGGCTCACATTGTTTTTCCAGGATAATATAGCTCTCAGCAAAAGAGTGGACTTCAAAGCCGGGTTAAGGATAACCCATGCAATTAACCTTAAGAAATTATACCTTGAGCCCAGGTTTTCGGTATCTGTTAAGGCAGGTGAGTCCTGGAAGATCAATGCAGCCTGGGGTATTTACGATCAGTTCATTACGAAAAGCTCAGTGCTGGATGATCAGGGGAATTATCGCTATATATGGGCGGTCTGTGACAACGAAAGTATCCCGGTCCTTCTTGCAAACCACTTTGTCCTGGGAACATCATATTTTCATAATGACTTCACAGTCAGTCTTGAAGGATATTTTAAGAATGTTACCGGCCTGACCAGGTATGTAAAAAATGCACATCTGGGGATTGAAGGCATTTACGAGGGTAAAGGGCGCAGTTATGGGATCGATGTGATGATCAAGAAAGATTACCGCGGACACTCTGCCTGGGTAGCCTATTCACTTAGCCGGACAGAGGAACTTTTTGAATATTTCAAAAATGATGCATACAGGCGGGCACCTCAGGACCAGCGGCACGAACTCAAGTTGGCTACACTGGTGAACCTGGATCCATTTTACATATCAGCCGATTATGTTCTCGGATCAGGTTTCCCTTCATCTCCTTCATTACTCTCTGAGGAACAGGATAACCTGACTTATAGCCGGCTTGATTTAGCTTTCATATATAAATTTCTCGACAGGAAACTGAAAGGTGAGATCGGGCTTTCAGTTTTGAATGTATTGAACACGCAGAATATCAAATATGCCAATTTTGAAAGAGTCGCCACAAATCAGACAAATTACATCAATATATATTCAGAATCTATTCCACTGACCCCGGCACTTTATTTAAAGCTAGCGCTTTAA
- a CDS encoding FecR family protein yields the protein MKKSYDYIDSSYSPAKDPEVFFQNIGIIYEKSREEVWAALDERLTEKPASGIVIFNSYRLAFGIAAAILLLAGIFSLLRFYTTPISCPAGQHLSYTLPDGSTIEMNADSRMTFNPLWWQFARKLNFEGEGYFEVQKGKKFEVVSDFGRTVVLGTSFNIYSRESEYKVTCFTGKVKVISFTSDEAVLSPEYEARVDSDGNIIVWKDQNAGVSNSWINNMFVFTARPLIQVFNEIGRQYDVTIMFKTKLDYSYTGYFSKDRPVEEVLTLVCKPFGLTFARISEKEYDIYQN from the coding sequence ATGAAAAAAAGTTACGATTATATCGACTCCAGTTATAGTCCTGCAAAGGATCCTGAAGTTTTTTTTCAGAATATCGGGATCATATATGAAAAAAGCCGTGAAGAGGTCTGGGCAGCGCTTGATGAAAGACTCACCGAGAAACCAGCCTCTGGAATAGTAATTTTCAACTCATACCGGCTTGCTTTCGGTATTGCTGCAGCTATCCTCCTGCTGGCCGGGATCTTCTCTTTGCTCCGTTTTTACACTACACCTATTTCCTGCCCGGCCGGTCAACATCTTTCTTATACTTTGCCAGACGGATCAACAATTGAAATGAATGCCGATTCGAGAATGACGTTCAATCCACTATGGTGGCAATTTGCCCGGAAGTTAAACTTTGAAGGGGAAGGGTACTTTGAGGTGCAAAAGGGCAAAAAGTTCGAAGTAGTTTCGGATTTTGGCAGGACCGTAGTGCTGGGGACAAGCTTTAACATCTATTCCCGCGAAAGTGAGTATAAAGTAACCTGCTTTACCGGAAAAGTTAAAGTGATCTCCTTTACTTCGGATGAAGCGGTTCTCAGCCCGGAATATGAGGCCAGAGTTGATTCAGATGGCAACATTATAGTTTGGAAGGACCAGAATGCCGGGGTTTCTAATTCCTGGATAAACAACATGTTTGTTTTCACTGCCAGACCTCTTATCCAGGTATTTAATGAGATCGGACGGCAATATGATGTAACGATCATGTTTAAAACTAAACTGGATTATTCATACACCGGGTATTTCTCAAAAGACAGGCCGGTGGAAGAAGTTTTGACATTAGTATGTAAACCATTTGGACTTACTTTTGCCAGGATTTCGGAAAAAGAGTATGATATCTACCAAAACTAA
- a CDS encoding T9SS type A sorting domain-containing protein: protein MKKTFIITLSLFISFSITLDAQYTFQTTISNPDDQIINCVTEDDDGNFILVGRKYSKELDLTQAYLIRLAPSGELMDEMVFDTSQESRTSMFFNVFFFNDNLFLLGSKRIDAETTKLLYLKLDKNLIIVNEKLLDIPASRWFSYMNSIIDSDSNFVITGYTTRLDTNQNRDTNYNNDAFFYKLSLNGDSLTSHFYTSWVPIHFSFDLIESQDSSKYYAFVSHFTEVFGTSGQRLTLNKNLDSLNIDSIPLRVYDFYSPIYLNQGEILICGKSGAFPPNDYALNVLTITETGSLIDYGTFKKNPFRDHPSMFQGVSKYDNNIYVGGTSNFDYYNPFFSTLDSWFHLIKINPDITPIWENWYGGDAYYFLYSILATSDSGCLMVGNRYDYETQDMERDIYVAKVDSEGLIVWTQEIQPDKHMFTIYPNPGNETLNVNLPLDQLEFQLFDLTGRMEFEAELSSGTNSITVSSLPAGIYLYRIYDRNQRMIQSGKWIKM, encoded by the coding sequence ATGAAAAAGACATTCATTATTACATTATCGTTGTTTATTTCGTTTAGCATTACATTAGATGCACAATACACATTTCAAACAACAATATCAAATCCGGACGATCAGATAATAAACTGTGTAACAGAAGATGATGATGGAAATTTCATTCTTGTTGGGCGCAAGTACTCCAAAGAATTAGACCTTACACAAGCTTATCTCATACGGCTTGCTCCGTCAGGAGAATTAATGGATGAAATGGTGTTTGACACATCGCAAGAAAGTAGGACCTCAATGTTTTTTAATGTATTTTTTTTTAATGATAACTTATTTCTTCTAGGCTCCAAACGCATTGATGCTGAAACTACCAAACTATTATATTTGAAACTTGATAAAAATTTAATTATAGTAAATGAGAAATTACTTGATATTCCTGCATCTCGATGGTTTTCTTATATGAATTCCATTATCGATTCAGACAGCAATTTTGTTATAACGGGTTATACAACTCGTTTAGATACAAATCAAAATAGAGATACGAATTATAATAATGATGCTTTCTTTTACAAGTTGAGCTTAAATGGTGATTCACTTACATCACATTTTTATACTTCATGGGTTCCAATACATTTCTCATTCGATTTAATAGAAAGTCAAGACAGCTCAAAATATTATGCCTTTGTTAGTCATTTCACAGAAGTTTTTGGAACATCAGGTCAAAGACTTACTCTTAACAAGAATTTAGATAGCCTGAATATTGATTCGATTCCATTGCGTGTGTATGATTTTTATTCACCAATATACCTTAATCAAGGTGAAATATTAATATGCGGAAAATCAGGAGCATTTCCTCCAAATGATTATGCATTAAATGTTCTTACAATAACAGAAACAGGATCTTTAATTGATTACGGGACATTTAAAAAAAATCCTTTCAGAGATCACCCTTCGATGTTTCAGGGAGTTAGTAAATATGATAATAACATATACGTTGGGGGGACATCCAATTTTGACTATTACAATCCTTTCTTTAGCACATTAGATTCCTGGTTCCATTTAATAAAAATCAATCCCGACATCACTCCAATATGGGAAAACTGGTACGGAGGCGATGCTTATTATTTTTTATACAGCATTCTGGCTACAAGCGATAGCGGTTGTTTAATGGTTGGAAACCGATATGACTACGAAACGCAAGATATGGAAAGAGACATCTACGTGGCAAAAGTAGATAGCGAAGGTCTTATTGTCTGGACCCAGGAAATTCAACCGGACAAACACATGTTCACAATATATCCAAATCCCGGGAACGAGACGTTAAATGTTAATTTACCATTAGATCAGTTAGAGTTTCAACTTTTTGACCTGACAGGAAGGATGGAATTCGAAGCGGAACTTTCGTCTGGCACAAATTCCATAACTGTCTCAAGCCTGCCTGCCGGGATTTATCTTTACCGGATCTATGACCGGAATCAACGGATGATCCAGTCAGGGAAATGGATTAAAATGTAG
- a CDS encoding 30S ribosomal protein S16, with protein MPTKIRLQRKGKKGVPFYHVVIADGRAPRDGKFIERIGIYNPVSKPTEIDINFERALYWLQAGAEPTDTVNALLSFKGILYKHHLMKGVKKGALTEEMAEAKFQTWLQEKKEKFVAKIKEVELSSKDGRKKRMEAEMKVNETRAKELQAKRAKELKAKHAAETTEEEPEAETQDVVAEEPVAEVQPVVEEQPAVVEEVVTEVEPVVEEEPATVEEVVAEVEPVVEEQPAVEEIASEEPSVEPAEEEAETKA; from the coding sequence ATGCCAACGAAAATCAGATTGCAGAGAAAAGGTAAAAAAGGGGTTCCTTTTTACCACGTTGTCATTGCGGATGGTCGTGCACCACGGGACGGGAAATTCATCGAAAGAATTGGCATTTACAATCCTGTGTCCAAACCAACCGAAATCGACATCAATTTTGAACGTGCCCTTTACTGGCTTCAGGCCGGGGCAGAACCTACCGATACGGTAAACGCTCTTTTATCCTTCAAAGGAATACTATATAAGCATCACCTGATGAAAGGTGTGAAAAAAGGCGCTTTGACTGAAGAAATGGCCGAAGCTAAATTCCAGACCTGGTTGCAGGAGAAAAAGGAAAAATTTGTCGCCAAGATCAAAGAGGTAGAATTATCGAGCAAAGATGGCCGCAAAAAACGGATGGAAGCCGAAATGAAAGTCAACGAGACCCGTGCAAAGGAACTTCAGGCAAAACGCGCTAAAGAACTGAAAGCAAAACACGCCGCTGAAACCACCGAAGAAGAACCTGAAGCAGAAACTCAGGACGTCGTTGCAGAAGAACCGGTAGCTGAAGTGCAGCCCGTTGTTGAAGAGCAACCTGCAGTCGTGGAAGAAGTTGTGACTGAAGTTGAGCCCGTAGTCGAAGAAGAGCCAGCCACTGTTGAAGAAGTTGTTGCTGAAGTGGAGCCCGTTGTTGAAGAACAACCTGCAGTGGAAGAAATTGCGTCTGAAGAACCGTCTGTAGAGCCTGCTGAAGAAGAAGCTGAAACCAAAGCATAA
- a CDS encoding RNA polymerase sigma-70 factor, which translates to MTRAQFKDLFDNHFDSVRNYIYYRSGDAEVATDIAQETFLRIWEKQPSSDNDNITGLLYKIARDQFVSQYRKQKVISKFMLSTKPDIAGISPEDQMVFEELKNRYEIALANLPEKQRTVFLMSRMEQLKYNEIAERLGLSVKAVEKRMNLALSFIRQALGE; encoded by the coding sequence TTGACACGAGCCCAGTTCAAAGATCTTTTTGATAATCATTTTGATTCAGTGCGAAATTACATTTACTACCGGTCTGGCGATGCTGAGGTGGCTACTGATATTGCTCAGGAAACATTTCTGCGTATCTGGGAAAAGCAGCCTTCTTCAGATAATGACAATATCACAGGGCTGCTTTATAAAATTGCCCGTGACCAGTTTGTCAGCCAATACAGGAAACAAAAAGTTATATCGAAATTCATGTTAAGCACAAAGCCTGATATCGCCGGAATATCGCCTGAAGACCAGATGGTGTTCGAAGAATTGAAAAACCGGTATGAGATCGCCCTGGCAAATTTACCAGAGAAGCAGAGGACGGTCTTTTTAATGAGCAGGATGGAGCAATTGAAATACAATGAGATAGCAGAAAGATTGGGATTGAGTGTCAAAGCCGTCGAAAAGCGGATGAACCTTGCACTTTCGTTTATCAGACAAGCATTAGGAGAATAA